AAGGACCTAACAGACATATGAATTCACCACAGTTGATATCCAAATTTGCACCTTCAAGGGCTTTGGATGCTTTTGGTGAGTTTTGATTATATATCTTGGTCACATTTTTAACCTGAATATACATATCAGATTCCCCTTTCGTTCGGTACGATTCCCCAGTTTTTACCGACCCAATTTTCCAGTAATCGTATTAGTCTGTCCAGAATGAGACCGGAGATTCCAATGAATATGATGCCTGCCAGTACTAAATCTGGCCTTATGTTATTTCTGGCATCGATAATAAGATATCCAAGACCGGACTGTGCACCGACCATTTCACCTGCAACGAGAAAAACCCATGCTGTACCAAGGGCTAAGTGAAGTCCTGTTGCGATGTATGGGAAAGCCGCCGGGAAAATAATCTTTGTTAATATGTGGGGCTGTTTGATGCCAAAATTCTTGGCCACTTTAAGATATGTCTGATCCACTTTGCTTACTGCAGATACTGTTGATAAAAGTACTGGAAAGAATGCAGCAATAAAAATGATTACAATGGCAGGAGTATCGCCAATACCGAACCAAAGCACAATAAATGGGAACCAGGCTATGGGGGATATAGGCCTTAATACTTGTACGATAGGATCAAAGATTCCCCATAGTTTGTTAAACCATCCAAAAATCAGGCCCAGAACGATGCCAGCTGCCACAGCACTCAGATAGCCGGCAAAAAAGCGGTATAAGCTA
The nucleotide sequence above comes from Defluviitalea raffinosedens. Encoded proteins:
- a CDS encoding ABC transporter permease, which produces MSRLRKLINTLIGLVILLAVWQGIVLTGKYDTSLLPPPQKVLHGMGELIENGTLFTHITVSLYRFFAGYLSAVAAGIVLGLIFGWFNKLWGIFDPIVQVLRPISPIAWFPFIVLWFGIGDTPAIVIIFIAAFFPVLLSTVSAVSKVDQTYLKVAKNFGIKQPHILTKIIFPAAFPYIATGLHLALGTAWVFLVAGEMVGAQSGLGYLIIDARNNIRPDLVLAGIIFIGISGLILDRLIRLLENWVGKNWGIVPNERGI